A portion of the Gorilla gorilla gorilla isolate KB3781 chromosome X, NHGRI_mGorGor1-v2.1_pri, whole genome shotgun sequence genome contains these proteins:
- the USP51 gene encoding ubiquitin carboxyl-terminal hydrolase 51, with product MAQVRETSLPSGSGVRWISGGGGGASPEEAVEKAGKMEEAAAGATKASSRREAEEMKLEPLQEREPAPEENLTWSSSGGDEKVLPSIPLRCHSSSSPVCPRRKPRPRPQPRARSRCQPGLSAPPPPPARPPPPPPPPPPPPPPPPPAPRPRAWRGSRRRSRPGSRPQTRRSCSGDLDGSGDPGGLGDWLLEVEFGQGPTGCSHVESFKVGKNWQKNLRLIYQRFVWSGTPETRKRKAKSCICHVCSTHMNRLHSCLSCVFFGCFTEKHIHKHAETKQHHLAVDLYHGVIYCFMCKDYVYDKDIEQIAKETKEKILRLLTSTSTDVSHQQFMTSGFEDKQSTCETKEQEPKLVKPKKKRRKKSVYTVGLRGLINLGNTCFMNCIVQALTHIPLLKDFFLSDKHKCIMTSPSLCLVCEMSSLFHAMYSGSRTPHIPYKLLHLIWIHAEHLAGYRQQDAHEFLIAILDVLHRHSKDDSGGQEANNPNCCNCIIDQIFTGGLQSDVTCQACHSVSTTIDPCWDISLDLPGSCATFDSQNPERADSTVSRDDHIPGIPSLTDCLQWFTRPEHLGSSAKIKCNSCQSYQESTKQLTMKKLPIVACFHLKRFEHVGKQRRKINTFISFPLELDMTPFLASTKESRMKEGQPPTDCVPNENKYSLFAVINHHGTLESGHYTSFIRQQKDQWFSCDDAIITKATIEDLLYSEGYLLFYHKQGLEKD from the coding sequence ATGGCCCAGGTTCGAGAAACTTCTTTGCCCTCCGGCTCTGGGGTCCGCTGGATCTCCGGAGGTGGGGGAGGAGCCTCTCCTGAGGAGGCGGTTGAGAAGGCGGGGAAAAtggaggaggcggcggcggggGCTACGAAGGCGTCTTCGAGACGGGAAGCTGAGGAGATGAAGCTGGAGCCATTACAAGAGCGTGAGCCCGCGCCGGAGGAGAACTTGACGTGGAGCAGCAGCGGCGGCGACGAGAAGGTGCTCCCTTCAATCCCCCTTCGCTGTCACAGCAGCTCCTCGCCCGTTTGCCCGCGCCGCaagccccgcccccggccccagCCCCGGGCCCGCTCCCGCTGCCAGCCTGGGCTCTCGGCCCCACCCCCGCCTCCAGcccggcccccgcccccgccgccacccccgcccccgccgccacccccgcccccacccgcACCGCGGCCCAGGGCCTGGCGTGGATCCCGGCGCAGATCCCGGCCTGGGTCCAGGCCTCAGACACGGAGAAGCTGCTCTGGTGACCTAGACGGGTCGGGGGATCCTGGCGGCTTGGGGGACTGGTTGCTGGAGGTCGAGTTTGGTCAGGGCCCCACAGGCTGCTCTCATGTGGAGAGCTTTAAAGTAGGTAAGAACTGGCAGAAGAACCTGAGGTTGATCTACCAGCGTTTCGTTTGGAGTGGGACCCCAGAGACTAGGAAACGTAAAGCAAAGTCATGCATCTGTCACGTATGTAGTACCCATATGAACAGACTCCACTCTTGTCTCTCCTGTGTCTTTTTTGGCTGCTTCACTGAGAAACATATTCACAAACATGCAGAAACAAAGCAGCACCATTTAGCTGTAGACCTTTATCATGGGGTCATATATTGCTTCATGTGTAAGGATTATGTATATGACAAAGACATAGAACAGATtgccaaagaaacaaaagaaaaaattttgagaTTATTAACTTCCACCTCAACAGATGTTTCTCATCAACAGTTTATGACATCAGGGTTTGAAGACAAGCAATCAACCTGTGAGACAAAGGAACAGGAGCCAAAATTGGTGAAAcccaagaaaaagagaagaaaaaagtcagTCTATACTGTAGGCCTGAGAGGGCTAATCAATCTTGGGAACACTTGTTTTATGAATTGTATTGTCCAGGCACTTACCCATATTCCTCTACTGAAAGATTTCTTCCTCTCTGACAagcacaaatgtataatgacaagCCCCAGCTTGTGTCTGGTCTGTGAAATGTCTTCGCTTTTTCATGCTATGTACTCTGGGAGCCGAACTCCTCACATTCCCTATAAGTTACTGCATCTGATATGGATCCATGCAGAACATTTAGCAGGGTACAGGCAGCAGGATGCCCATGAGTTCCTTATTGCAATATTAGACGTGCTACATAGACACAGCAAAGATGATAGTGGTGGGCAGGAGGCCAATAACCCCAACTGCTGTAACTGCATCATAGACCAAATCTTTACAGGTGGCCTGCAATCAGATGTCACATGTCAAGCCTGCCATAGTGTTTCTACCACCATAGACCCATGCTGGGACATCAGTTTGGACTTGCCTGGCTCTTGTGCCACATTCGATTCCCAGAACCCAGAGAGGGCTGACAGCACAGTGAGCAGGGATGACCACATACCAGGAATCCCCTCACTTACAGACTGTCTACAGTGGTTTACAAGGCCAGAGCACCTAGGAAGCAGTGCCAAAATCAAATGCAATAGTTGCCAAAGCTACCAAGAGTCTACTAAACAGCTCACAATGAAAAAATTACCCATTGTGGCTTGTTTTCATCTCAAGCGGTTTGAGCATGTAGGCAAACAGAGGCGAAAGATTAATACCTTTATCTCCTTTCCCTTGGAGCTGGACATGACTCCGTTTTTGGCCTCTACTAAAGAGAGCAGAATGAAAGAAGGCCAGCCACCAACAGATTGTGTGCCCAATGAGAATAAGTATTCCTTGTTTGCAGTGATTAATCACCATGGAACTTTGGAAAGTGGCCACTATACCAGCTTCATCCGGCAACAAAAGGACCAGTGGTTCAGCTGTGATGATGCCATCATCACCAAGGCTACCATTGAGGACTTACTCTACAGTGAAGGGTATTTACTGTTCTATCACAAACAGGGTCTAGAGAAAGACTAG